From one Suicoccus acidiformans genomic stretch:
- a CDS encoding LacI family DNA-binding transcriptional regulator, which translates to MKKVTIQDVADWVGVSKTTISRYINGRYDKMSDETKSLIKSAIEELDYHPNRQAQSLKSYRSFLIGLVVADISNLYTAYLIQAMFDALANSQYQLIIMNANNNLLTERDAIQKLLNNNIDALILQPVSSDSSNYDLLATSSFPITLLDRTMKDQEWAVVQTDNIESTKRLARLLIDKGYQQVIHVTEPIKEVSPRFERYMAMKAEFEEKGTVELWEVGVDFPLLSERLKVFEISQKTAFFAANGNVLQKLLLNLKETSLVNSELIGVTGFDDWRIGEVTTPALTAIEQNYNELGHTIIELTLDQLNGEPVQLRHIIRNNLVERESL; encoded by the coding sequence ATGAAGAAGGTGACAATACAAGATGTAGCAGATTGGGTTGGGGTATCGAAAACAACAATTTCTCGATATATCAACGGTAGGTATGACAAAATGAGTGATGAGACAAAATCTCTTATTAAAAGTGCCATCGAAGAATTAGATTATCATCCTAATCGACAAGCCCAGAGTTTAAAGTCATATCGTAGTTTCTTGATTGGACTTGTGGTTGCTGATATTAGTAACCTTTATACTGCTTATTTGATTCAAGCGATGTTTGATGCCTTAGCTAATAGTCAGTATCAATTAATTATTATGAACGCAAATAATAATCTCTTGACCGAGCGAGATGCTATCCAGAAATTGTTGAATAATAATATTGATGCACTTATTCTGCAACCTGTATCATCCGATTCGAGCAATTATGATTTATTGGCAACTAGTTCATTCCCAATTACTTTATTGGACCGTACGATGAAGGATCAAGAATGGGCAGTTGTTCAAACCGATAACATCGAGTCAACTAAGCGCCTAGCTAGGTTATTGATAGATAAAGGTTATCAACAGGTAATTCATGTCACTGAGCCAATTAAAGAAGTTAGTCCTCGTTTTGAAAGATATATGGCGATGAAAGCGGAATTTGAAGAAAAAGGTACTGTTGAGCTTTGGGAGGTTGGAGTCGATTTCCCGTTACTTTCAGAAAGGCTAAAAGTATTTGAAATTAGTCAAAAAACAGCTTTCTTTGCTGCTAATGGGAATGTTCTTCAGAAATTACTATTAAATTTGAAAGAAACATCTTTAGTTAATAGTGAATTGATTGGCGTAACTGGCTTTGATGATTGGCGAATAGGGGAGGTAACAACTCCTGCACTAACTGCTATCGAGCAAAATTATAATGAGTTAGGTCACACTATTATTGAATTAACTCTAGATCAACTTAATGGAGAACCGGTTCAACTTAGACATATTATAAGAAATAATTTAGTTGAGAGAGAATCGTTATAA
- a CDS encoding SDR family oxidoreductase: MVQREISFEGKVVVVTGAGGLICGKIAEEFAQAGAKVALLDLNKDAAQAYADTIEAAGGTAKAYEANVLDLEVLEGVREQVNADLGTCDILINGAGGNNARANTDNEFHETDLPEGTKTFFDLDKSGIEFVFNLNYLGTLLPTQVFAKDMINKEGANIINISSMNSFTPLTKIPAYSGAKAAISNLTQWLAVHFSKVGIRCNAIAPGFLVTNQNRDLLFNEDGTPKERAEKILRNTPMERFGETDEMVGSVFFLASNELASFVNGVILPIDGGFAAYSGV; encoded by the coding sequence ATGGTACAACGCGAAATTAGCTTTGAAGGCAAAGTAGTTGTCGTAACCGGAGCAGGTGGCTTGATTTGCGGTAAGATCGCCGAAGAATTTGCCCAAGCAGGAGCGAAAGTTGCCTTATTAGACTTAAATAAAGATGCAGCTCAAGCTTATGCTGACACAATTGAAGCAGCTGGTGGGACAGCGAAAGCTTATGAAGCTAACGTATTGGACTTAGAAGTTCTAGAAGGTGTACGTGAGCAAGTCAATGCAGACTTAGGAACATGTGACATCTTAATCAACGGTGCTGGTGGTAACAATGCCCGTGCTAATACAGATAATGAATTCCACGAGACAGATTTACCTGAAGGAACTAAGACTTTCTTCGACTTAGATAAGTCTGGAATTGAATTCGTGTTCAACTTGAACTACTTAGGTACCCTTCTGCCAACGCAAGTATTTGCGAAGGATATGATTAATAAAGAAGGCGCTAACATCATCAATATTTCAAGTATGAACTCCTTCACACCATTAACTAAGATCCCAGCTTACTCAGGTGCTAAAGCAGCCATTTCTAACTTAACTCAATGGTTAGCAGTTCACTTCTCGAAAGTCGGTATCCGTTGTAACGCGATTGCGCCAGGTTTCTTAGTAACAAACCAAAACCGTGACCTCCTATTCAATGAAGACGGCACACCGAAAGAACGCGCTGAGAAGATCTTGCGCAATACACCAATGGAACGCTTCGGAGAAACAGATGAAATGGTTGGTTCAGTCTTCTTCTTAGCTAGTAATGAATTAGCCAGCTTTGTCAATGGTGTAATCTTACCAATCGATGGTGGCTTTGCTGCTTATTCAGGTGTATAG
- the uidA gene encoding beta-glucuronidase, with protein MLYPIQTQTRTLMDLSGIWKFKVDDNFQDDPAKPLADAYRVAVPASYNDQIPDTELRQHAGFFNYQTRFTVPNTLADDRLILRFGSVTHEAWVYVNGEEVAYHKGGFTPFEADITDQVTDGENLLTVRVSNLLDYSTLPVGNYSETTDENGGIVRHVDENFDFFNYSGIHRPVKLYSVPVAHINDITIVPVVDLANQSADVKVTVQATGDYDSVRLTIFDEEGQEVANGEGAEAQLALDQVNLWQPLNAYLYTLEVALVKDGADLDVYYEDFGVRDIKVEKGQFLINGEPFYFKGFGKHEDTYVSGRGLNQPYNVLDVGLMKMMSANSIRTSHYPYSEEMMRLCDREGIVVIDEVPAVGLLDGFGFDALNLEDFQNDKTWSVMKTHEAHEQVLRELIARDKNHACVVMWSIANEAANYAPGAYEYFKPLFDLSKELDPQQRPNTYIAIMMSTPEHDLTTDLVDVICLNRYYGWYIGTGDLAKAETDTRSELQAWQEKYPEKPIMYTEYGADTVAGFHSVYGEPFSEEFQEDYYIMNSKVFDEINNFVGEQLWNFSDFQTKFGIQRVQGNKKGIFTREREPKSVVRYLTDRWKNIPNFGYKNR; from the coding sequence ATGTTGTATCCAATTCAAACCCAAACACGGACGCTTATGGACTTAAGTGGTATCTGGAAATTCAAAGTAGATGATAACTTCCAAGATGATCCGGCGAAGCCTTTAGCAGATGCCTACCGCGTGGCGGTACCAGCTTCTTATAACGATCAAATTCCTGATACAGAATTACGCCAACACGCTGGCTTCTTCAATTACCAAACTCGTTTTACAGTACCAAATACCTTAGCGGATGACCGCTTAATCTTACGCTTCGGTTCAGTTACCCATGAAGCCTGGGTATATGTTAACGGAGAAGAAGTGGCTTACCATAAGGGTGGCTTCACACCTTTCGAGGCTGACATTACAGACCAAGTGACTGATGGAGAGAACTTACTAACGGTCCGCGTTTCTAATTTACTGGATTACTCAACCTTACCAGTAGGGAACTACTCTGAAACGACGGATGAGAATGGCGGAATTGTTCGCCATGTTGATGAAAATTTTGATTTCTTTAATTACTCAGGAATACACCGTCCAGTAAAATTATATTCCGTTCCAGTAGCTCACATTAACGATATTACGATTGTGCCAGTAGTTGACTTAGCCAACCAGTCGGCCGACGTAAAAGTGACGGTTCAAGCAACAGGGGATTATGATTCCGTGCGCCTGACAATCTTTGATGAAGAGGGCCAAGAAGTGGCGAATGGCGAAGGAGCGGAAGCCCAGCTTGCGCTTGATCAAGTCAATTTATGGCAACCTTTAAATGCTTATCTGTATACCTTAGAAGTGGCCCTCGTTAAAGATGGGGCAGACCTTGATGTCTATTATGAAGACTTCGGTGTTCGGGATATCAAAGTGGAGAAAGGTCAGTTCTTAATTAATGGTGAGCCATTCTACTTCAAAGGCTTTGGTAAACACGAAGATACTTATGTCAGTGGCCGTGGTTTAAATCAACCATATAACGTCTTAGACGTTGGGTTGATGAAGATGATGAGTGCCAACTCTATCCGCACGTCACATTATCCGTATTCTGAAGAAATGATGCGCTTGTGTGATCGGGAAGGTATTGTAGTCATTGATGAAGTGCCGGCGGTCGGACTCTTGGATGGCTTCGGCTTTGATGCTTTGAACCTAGAAGACTTCCAGAATGACAAGACTTGGTCAGTTATGAAAACCCATGAAGCCCATGAACAAGTCTTGCGTGAATTGATTGCCCGCGATAAGAATCATGCCTGTGTGGTTATGTGGTCCATTGCCAATGAAGCAGCTAACTATGCACCAGGAGCTTACGAATACTTCAAGCCACTCTTTGACCTGTCGAAAGAACTAGATCCGCAACAGCGTCCGAATACCTATATTGCCATCATGATGTCGACGCCTGAGCATGACTTAACCACCGACTTAGTTGATGTCATCTGCTTGAATCGTTACTACGGATGGTATATTGGTACCGGAGACTTGGCTAAAGCTGAAACAGATACTCGCAGTGAGCTCCAAGCATGGCAAGAGAAATACCCAGAGAAGCCAATCATGTATACAGAGTACGGGGCAGATACGGTAGCTGGCTTCCACTCAGTCTATGGTGAGCCTTTCTCTGAAGAGTTCCAAGAAGACTACTACATTATGAATAGTAAAGTCTTTGATGAAATTAACAATTTCGTCGGTGAGCAATTATGGAATTTCTCTGATTTCCAGACGAAATTCGGTATCCAACGTGTTCAAGGTAATAAGAAAGGTATCTTCACGCGTGAGCGTGAACCGAAATCTGTTGTCCGCTACTTAACTGATCGCTGGAAGAATATTCCAAACTTTGGGTATAAGAATCGATAG
- a CDS encoding sugar kinase has translation MLDVVTFGEPLFMFYANETGDLEDVNSFSRALAGAETNVVTGVSRLGMKAGQVTKLGDDMFGRFLIRAMEAEGLDTNGVQVDPNERTGMYVKAKVDQGDPPTEYFRKGSAASKISPEDFDAEYFNNARHLHMTSIPAALSDSSFDFTFKVAKEVKQMGKSISFDPNLRPTLWSSQDKMIDAVNELVQYCDIFLPGVSEGQILIRKEDATPEEIAQFYIEKGVPTVVVKVGDKGAYYATHDGQTGTVPGYSVEVVDTVGAGDGFAVGVTTGLLEGLSLEEAILRGNAIGALQVNHPGDNDGLPTQEQLKVFMDTHTPGE, from the coding sequence ATGCTAGATGTTGTAACTTTTGGGGAACCGTTATTTATGTTTTATGCGAATGAGACTGGAGATTTAGAAGACGTTAATAGTTTCTCTCGAGCGTTGGCAGGAGCTGAAACTAATGTAGTAACAGGTGTTTCAAGATTAGGTATGAAGGCTGGCCAGGTTACCAAATTAGGCGATGACATGTTTGGTCGTTTTTTGATTCGAGCAATGGAAGCCGAAGGATTGGACACCAATGGAGTACAAGTTGACCCTAATGAGCGAACTGGAATGTACGTTAAAGCGAAAGTTGATCAGGGTGACCCTCCAACTGAATATTTCCGAAAAGGATCCGCAGCTTCGAAGATTTCGCCTGAGGATTTCGATGCTGAATATTTTAATAATGCACGTCATCTGCACATGACAAGTATTCCTGCCGCGCTATCTGATAGTTCTTTTGATTTTACATTCAAAGTAGCTAAAGAAGTTAAGCAAATGGGGAAATCTATTTCATTTGATCCTAATTTACGTCCAACACTATGGTCAAGTCAAGATAAAATGATAGATGCTGTGAATGAATTAGTTCAATACTGTGATATCTTTTTACCAGGTGTTAGTGAAGGGCAAATTCTCATTAGAAAAGAAGATGCGACGCCAGAAGAAATAGCTCAGTTCTATATTGAGAAGGGCGTACCGACAGTAGTTGTGAAGGTAGGCGATAAAGGTGCCTACTATGCAACACATGACGGCCAAACAGGCACTGTGCCCGGATATTCTGTAGAAGTAGTTGATACTGTGGGGGCTGGTGATGGATTTGCTGTTGGAGTAACAACAGGATTATTAGAAGGTTTATCGTTAGAGGAAGCGATTCTTCGTGGAAATGCTATTGGAGCTCTACAAGTAAATCATCCAGGTGATAACGATGGATTACCTACACAAGAACAATTAAAAGTATTTATGGATACTCATACACCTGGAGAATAG